Proteins found in one Deferrivibrio essentukiensis genomic segment:
- a CDS encoding putative nucleotidyltransferase substrate binding domain-containing protein, translating into MKNILNYLRSVEPFNVISDENYKLLDDKCLIHSYEENTLIFSQKDKPTGYLYFINNGLVEIISETDEGVEITVDYRRNGDFFGWTPIFTDGGYSAGARTAEKTECLLIPKDLILELARTYPEITRFFSKAVFSKIRKLYQDVVKSQSTDPILQIEAYPFQKQVSEIMSSPAETCPENISVGEVAKILTIKGIGSVLVCDETQNLKGIITERDLVTKVLARDIGQCLRDLKAKDIMTPNPFSVTPDTYMYEAASFMLSHNIRHLPVLDNNSIAGIVTIRDLMRFRSQKTVLLIGKTKEAESIDELKAIKSEIATVAKVLLMENRSHIETMEIISYIHHNIIRRCFEIILNESIKSGCKLPDIKYSFIIMGSGGRREMLLGPDQDNGIIFEDYPDEMEAEVSNFFIPFTEKLVQALDEVGYPLCNGKVMANNPIWRGKLSDWKKRVSKWINVPEPQRVRFSTIFFDLYSLIGDNKLCNELKDHIFSEIKRNLLFLYQMMELDYKHKVPLGLLNRFITSSEEEHKGELSVKENGSIFIVDCIRMYCLEHGIPSQNTMERLDKLHAINIFNSTTVDHIKAAFEFFTYIRLKNELILIGENKKPSHYLDPYTLPKDEQEALKEAFKVADKLQDSTRRHFARIVGL; encoded by the coding sequence ATGAAAAACATACTTAATTACCTTAGGTCTGTTGAGCCTTTTAATGTAATATCAGACGAAAATTATAAATTACTTGATGATAAATGTCTAATACACTCTTACGAAGAGAATACATTAATTTTTTCTCAAAAGGATAAACCCACCGGATACCTGTATTTCATAAATAATGGACTTGTTGAAATAATATCCGAAACAGATGAAGGGGTTGAGATAACAGTTGATTATAGAAGAAACGGTGACTTTTTTGGCTGGACACCTATCTTTACGGATGGCGGTTATTCTGCCGGAGCCAGAACTGCAGAAAAAACAGAATGTCTTTTAATCCCAAAAGATTTAATACTTGAGTTAGCAAGAACATATCCTGAAATAACAAGATTTTTCAGCAAAGCTGTTTTCTCTAAAATTAGAAAACTGTACCAAGATGTGGTTAAATCCCAATCAACTGACCCTATTCTGCAAATCGAAGCATACCCTTTTCAAAAGCAGGTAAGTGAAATCATGTCATCTCCTGCCGAAACATGTCCAGAAAATATTTCAGTTGGAGAAGTTGCCAAAATACTTACTATAAAAGGGATAGGATCGGTCTTGGTCTGTGATGAAACTCAAAACCTAAAAGGGATTATTACAGAAAGAGACCTTGTAACTAAAGTCTTGGCAAGAGACATTGGGCAATGTTTAAGAGATTTAAAAGCCAAGGATATAATGACTCCAAATCCTTTTTCCGTAACGCCTGACACTTATATGTACGAAGCTGCAAGCTTTATGCTTAGCCACAATATTAGACATCTACCTGTATTAGATAACAACAGTATCGCAGGAATTGTAACTATCAGAGATTTAATGCGCTTTAGAAGTCAAAAAACTGTGCTACTGATAGGCAAGACTAAAGAAGCAGAATCAATTGATGAGCTAAAAGCAATTAAATCAGAAATAGCAACCGTTGCCAAAGTGCTATTAATGGAAAACAGGTCTCATATTGAAACAATGGAAATAATATCATACATTCACCACAACATTATACGCAGATGTTTTGAAATTATTTTAAATGAGTCAATTAAAAGTGGGTGCAAGCTTCCAGATATAAAATATTCATTTATAATTATGGGGAGCGGCGGTAGACGTGAAATGCTTCTCGGCCCTGATCAGGATAATGGAATTATTTTTGAGGACTACCCGGATGAAATGGAGGCAGAAGTAAGTAATTTTTTTATTCCATTTACTGAAAAATTAGTTCAGGCTCTGGATGAAGTAGGCTATCCTCTTTGCAATGGAAAGGTTATGGCAAATAATCCTATATGGAGAGGTAAGCTGTCTGACTGGAAAAAGCGTGTCAGCAAATGGATAAATGTACCTGAGCCTCAAAGGGTAAGGTTCTCTACCATTTTCTTTGACCTTTATTCGTTAATTGGTGACAATAAACTATGCAATGAACTAAAAGACCATATTTTCTCTGAAATTAAGCGTAATCTTCTTTTTCTATATCAAATGATGGAGTTAGACTATAAACACAAAGTCCCCCTTGGCCTTCTAAACAGATTTATAACCTCAAGTGAGGAAGAGCATAAAGGAGAACTTTCTGTTAAAGAGAATGGCAGTATATTTATAGTAGATTGTATTAGGATGTATTGCCTCGAACATGGAATACCATCACAAAACACAATGGAACGGCTTGATAAACTTCACGCAATAAATATTTTCAACTCAACTACTGTAGATCACATTAAGGCTGCTTTTGAATTTTTTACTTATATAAGATTAAAGAATGAGCTAATACTTATTGGTGAAAACAAAAAACCAAGCCACTACCTTGACCCGTACACTCTTCCTAAAGACGAACAGGAGGCGTTAAAAGAGGCTTTTAAAGTAGCAGATAAACTTCAAGATAGCACAAGGAGACACTTTGCAAGAATTGTCGGGCTATAA
- a CDS encoding NADP-dependent malic enzyme, with amino-acid sequence MSNKPKLTKEDALLYHSMGRKGKIEVVATKPCFTQKDLSLAYSPGVAHPCLEIERDPDLAFEYTAKGNLVAVVSNGTAVLGLGNIGPLAGKPVMEGKGVLFKRFADVDVFDIELNSQNPDDIIKACELLEPTFGGINLEDIKAPDCFYIEETLVERLNIPVFHDDQHGTAIIAAAAILNALELVDKKIDKVKVVINGAGASGIAIGKLIVSLGVKKENLIFCDTKGVIYKGRTEGMNKYKEYFAIDTDLRTLEEAMEGADIFLGLSVKGAVTKKMVQSMARNPIILAMANPDPEITPEEVAEVRGDAIMGTGRSDYPNQVNNVLGFPFIFRGALDVRARKINEEMKIAAVKALDDLAKEEVPESVCKAYGLKKIEFGKDYIIPKPFDPRALTRVAPAVAKAAIDSGVARITITDWDAYRSYLESRLSVAKEFTRQIINRAKETPKRIVMPEGEYDKVLIAAQKIVEEGIGTPILLGNEEVIKSKAEKHNINLEGIEIINPEKSNKLSEYADYLFKLRQRKGMTYIEAERRLVKIFNYYGSMMVLNGDADCLLTGYSRSYGDSVKPLLETVPLKKGYKVPSGAYFMVFKDRLVLCADTTVNIDPDAEALSQIAIQSAETCKKFDIEPKIAMLSFTNFGSVKIPRTVKVAEAMQLVKEKRPELIIDGDMQADTATYPPIAEEAFPFSAIKGDANVLVFPNLEAGNIAYKLLYRLGNGTAIGPILQGFCHSVHVLQRGSDVDEIVNLAAIAVVDAEYKKANRDKLCN; translated from the coding sequence ATGTCAAACAAACCAAAACTTACTAAAGAGGATGCACTCTTATATCACTCAATGGGGCGAAAAGGTAAAATAGAAGTTGTAGCTACTAAACCTTGTTTTACCCAAAAAGATTTATCTTTGGCTTACAGTCCTGGCGTGGCTCACCCCTGTTTGGAAATAGAAAGAGATCCTGACTTGGCTTTTGAGTATACTGCTAAAGGTAACCTGGTAGCAGTTGTGTCAAATGGTACTGCAGTATTAGGTCTCGGTAATATTGGACCTCTAGCTGGCAAACCGGTGATGGAGGGGAAAGGCGTACTTTTTAAGCGTTTTGCAGATGTGGATGTATTTGATATAGAGCTTAACTCTCAAAACCCTGATGATATTATCAAAGCTTGTGAGCTTCTTGAACCAACTTTTGGCGGGATTAATCTAGAAGATATTAAGGCACCTGACTGTTTTTACATAGAGGAAACTTTGGTTGAAAGGCTTAATATTCCAGTATTTCATGACGACCAGCATGGTACGGCAATAATTGCTGCTGCCGCAATTCTTAATGCTCTTGAGTTGGTAGATAAAAAAATTGATAAGGTAAAAGTTGTAATTAATGGTGCTGGTGCTTCAGGGATTGCTATTGGAAAGCTGATTGTCAGCTTAGGTGTAAAAAAAGAAAATTTAATTTTCTGTGATACCAAAGGTGTTATATACAAAGGTAGAACAGAAGGTATGAATAAGTATAAAGAGTATTTTGCTATAGATACGGATTTAAGGACCCTTGAAGAAGCTATGGAAGGGGCAGATATATTTTTGGGCCTTTCTGTTAAGGGTGCAGTTACTAAAAAGATGGTCCAGTCTATGGCAAGAAACCCAATTATTTTAGCTATGGCAAACCCTGACCCAGAGATTACTCCTGAAGAGGTGGCTGAGGTGAGAGGGGATGCAATAATGGGTACAGGCCGCTCAGATTATCCAAATCAGGTTAACAACGTTTTGGGATTCCCTTTTATTTTTAGAGGTGCACTTGATGTAAGGGCAAGGAAAATTAATGAAGAGATGAAAATTGCTGCGGTAAAAGCGTTGGATGATTTGGCTAAAGAAGAGGTGCCTGAGTCTGTATGTAAAGCCTATGGTTTGAAAAAAATAGAATTTGGAAAAGATTATATTATACCAAAGCCTTTTGATCCTAGAGCATTAACAAGAGTCGCACCTGCTGTTGCTAAGGCAGCAATTGATTCAGGTGTGGCAAGAATTACTATAACTGATTGGGATGCTTACAGATCTTATCTTGAATCAAGGCTTTCTGTTGCTAAAGAGTTTACAAGACAGATTATCAATAGGGCAAAAGAAACTCCAAAGAGAATTGTTATGCCTGAAGGGGAATATGATAAGGTGCTTATTGCCGCACAGAAAATTGTTGAAGAAGGTATCGGTACTCCTATACTTCTTGGAAATGAAGAAGTCATAAAAAGTAAGGCAGAAAAGCATAATATCAACCTTGAAGGGATAGAAATAATTAATCCGGAGAAATCTAATAAACTATCTGAATATGCTGACTACTTATTTAAACTAAGACAAAGAAAAGGGATGACATATATTGAGGCAGAAAGAAGGCTTGTTAAGATTTTTAATTATTATGGCTCTATGATGGTTCTTAATGGTGACGCAGATTGTCTTTTAACCGGCTACTCAAGAAGTTATGGGGATTCTGTCAAGCCGCTTCTTGAAACTGTTCCTCTTAAGAAAGGTTATAAAGTTCCTTCTGGTGCATACTTTATGGTATTTAAAGATAGATTGGTTTTATGTGCCGACACTACGGTTAATATTGACCCTGATGCTGAGGCACTTTCACAGATTGCTATCCAATCTGCTGAAACTTGTAAAAAGTTTGATATTGAGCCTAAGATTGCAATGCTTTCATTTACAAACTTTGGTAGTGTTAAGATACCAAGGACAGTGAAAGTTGCTGAAGCAATGCAATTAGTTAAAGAGAAAAGGCCTGAACTGATTATAGATGGTGATATGCAAGCTGATACTGCAACATATCCACCTATAGCTGAAGAAGCATTTCCATTTTCTGCAATAAAAGGTGATGCTAATGTATTAGTGTTCCCAAACCTCGAGGCTGGTAATATTGCATACAAATTGCTTTATAGGTTAGGAAATGGTACAGCAATAGGGCCTATTTTACAGGGTTTCTGTCACTCTGTTCATGTACTTCAAAGAGGCAGTGATGTAGATGAGATAGTAAATTTGGCTGCAATCGCTGTTGTAGATGCAGAATATAAGAAAGCTAATAGAGATAAGTTGTGTAACTAA
- a CDS encoding biotin transporter BioY — protein MDNKKIAYAGITTALMIVSTFIKIPFQPVPITLQPFIVLLIPMIFGVKISVIGIFLYLILGLLGLPVFANGGGLSYFLQPTFGYLVGFLFAAIPIGLLAQKIEGFKGKFIGGLIGLLLIYILGVLYLYYNINFIQNKTFTLSTALKVGFILPFGFDFIKLIIACIVSNKINFYR, from the coding sequence TTGGATAACAAAAAGATTGCGTATGCGGGGATAACAACCGCACTAATGATTGTCAGCACATTTATAAAAATCCCGTTTCAGCCAGTGCCAATAACACTGCAGCCTTTTATCGTACTTTTAATACCAATGATTTTTGGAGTAAAGATATCCGTGATAGGTATATTTTTATACCTTATCTTAGGCTTGCTTGGGCTACCTGTATTTGCAAATGGAGGCGGTTTGTCATACTTTTTGCAACCGACATTTGGCTATTTAGTCGGTTTTTTATTTGCGGCAATACCTATTGGGCTTTTAGCACAAAAGATTGAAGGCTTTAAGGGGAAATTTATCGGTGGACTTATCGGTCTTCTTTTAATATATATCCTTGGAGTATTATATTTATATTACAATATAAATTTTATTCAAAACAAAACTTTTACCCTGTCTACTGCTTTGAAAGTCGGATTCATTTTGCCATTCGGATTTGATTTCATAAAACTGATAATAGCTTGTATAGTAAGCAATAAAATTAACTTTTATAGATAA
- a CDS encoding DUF169 domain-containing protein, producing the protein MLNLYESLNNFLKLQTIPVGVNLLKDIPEIKVRLKNRKITVCQQIAYSRYYGWSTMITKEDSFCVLGASCTGLIKPPKRVLDGEVNCNIYQKNIDSAKKMQESMPRVPENIKSVLTYPINRPIESIIPDVVVFYCNTAQAMRMVQAFLYEKGGEFNFNSSGDAGVCSRAVAESYIKSKPVIEIPCLGDRRFAMAQDFEVAVGFPYSMKDEVIKGLESTHKAGIRYPIPFQIPDLCDLPKTYTTLPEDLD; encoded by the coding sequence ATGCTAAATCTTTACGAATCTCTTAATAATTTTTTAAAACTTCAAACCATACCGGTCGGAGTAAACTTACTTAAAGATATTCCTGAAATAAAGGTAAGGCTAAAAAACAGAAAAATAACTGTTTGTCAACAAATAGCATATTCAAGATATTACGGATGGTCAACTATGATAACAAAAGAAGATAGCTTTTGTGTCCTTGGAGCATCATGCACAGGCTTGATAAAACCTCCTAAAAGAGTATTGGATGGAGAAGTTAATTGCAACATATACCAAAAAAATATCGACTCAGCAAAAAAGATGCAGGAAAGTATGCCTCGTGTTCCTGAAAATATAAAATCAGTACTAACCTACCCTATTAATAGACCAATTGAAAGTATTATACCTGATGTAGTAGTTTTTTATTGCAATACCGCTCAAGCAATGAGAATGGTGCAGGCATTTTTATATGAAAAAGGGGGAGAATTTAATTTTAATTCTTCAGGCGATGCAGGGGTATGCTCAAGAGCAGTTGCTGAAAGCTATATCAAAAGCAAACCGGTAATTGAAATCCCTTGCCTTGGCGACAGAAGATTTGCTATGGCTCAAGACTTTGAGGTAGCTGTGGGATTTCCATACAGTATGAAAGATGAAGTAATTAAAGGGCTCGAAAGTACACACAAAGCCGGAATAAGATACCCTATACCATTTCAGATACCTGATTTATGTGATTTACCAAAAACATACACCACTCTACCGGAGGACTTAGATTAA
- a CDS encoding CBS domain-containing protein, whose product MKVKEIMTKNVISIRDTLPIKDAVIILRRNKISGAPVLNENDNVVGVFSESNILDKLPDILEEADKIPMIDVQELTSPSVSTVMGKPPIVVSSDEDIRNVAKIFLEKYIHRVPVVDDGKLVGIISLGDVLKAFSEVKLC is encoded by the coding sequence ATGAAAGTAAAAGAGATTATGACAAAGAATGTTATCTCAATCAGAGATACCCTACCAATTAAAGATGCCGTTATTATTCTAAGGAGAAATAAAATATCAGGAGCTCCTGTATTGAATGAAAACGATAATGTTGTTGGTGTTTTTAGCGAGTCAAATATTTTGGACAAACTTCCGGATATTCTGGAAGAAGCTGATAAGATACCAATGATAGATGTTCAAGAATTAACTTCCCCCTCGGTTTCCACTGTAATGGGGAAACCACCAATTGTTGTCAGCAGCGATGAAGATATTAGAAATGTTGCAAAAATATTTCTGGAAAAATATATTCACCGCGTGCCTGTTGTTGATGATGGTAAACTTGTGGGGATAATTTCTCTTGGCGATGTTTTAAAGGCCTTTAGTGAGGTAAAATTATGCTAA
- a CDS encoding NCS2 family permease, whose amino-acid sequence MLEKFFKLKENNTDVKTEIIAGITTFMTMAYIIFVNPAILSKTGMDFGAVMMATVLASGFTSILMGLLVNYPFALAPGMGLNAYFTYTVVMQMGYPWQTALGAVFISGVIFLALTFARIRQIIVYAIPENIKIATAGGIGLFITLIGMEESKIIIDNPATLVSLGDIMSPVPLMTLLGVIIIGALMARKVKGSILIGMLIIWVIGLIFGLSTFKGIVGTPPDISPVFLQLDIRGALDIGIFGIIFAFLFVDLFDTTGTLVGIAKQGGFIKENNEFPRVNRALTVDSIGTVAGSMLGTSTVTTYIESASGIAAGGKTGLTAVVTGILFLLSMFISPLAESIPVFATAPALIIVGVLMLKSVTTIDWNDFTESLPAFIVIVSMPFTYSIATGISLGFIFYPIIKLLAGRHKEVSIPVWILAILFILRFIYLGGN is encoded by the coding sequence ATGTTGGAAAAGTTTTTCAAATTAAAAGAAAACAATACTGACGTTAAAACTGAAATCATTGCAGGGATAACAACATTTATGACTATGGCTTATATTATATTTGTAAACCCTGCTATACTATCCAAAACAGGAATGGATTTCGGTGCAGTAATGATGGCAACGGTGTTGGCTTCAGGATTTACTTCCATCCTAATGGGGCTTTTGGTAAATTATCCTTTTGCACTTGCACCCGGAATGGGACTAAATGCATACTTTACTTACACAGTAGTTATGCAAATGGGATACCCTTGGCAAACAGCTTTGGGTGCTGTATTTATTTCAGGGGTAATCTTTTTAGCGCTAACATTTGCAAGGATAAGACAGATAATCGTTTATGCCATACCTGAAAACATTAAAATTGCAACAGCAGGCGGTATAGGCTTATTTATCACACTTATCGGAATGGAAGAGTCTAAAATAATCATAGACAATCCGGCTACATTAGTTTCATTAGGCGACATTATGAGCCCTGTGCCGCTTATGACACTTCTTGGTGTAATAATAATAGGAGCACTAATGGCACGCAAAGTAAAAGGCTCCATTTTGATAGGTATGCTGATAATATGGGTAATAGGGCTAATATTTGGACTTAGCACATTTAAAGGGATAGTAGGCACACCTCCCGATATTTCTCCTGTATTTCTTCAATTAGACATAAGGGGTGCTCTTGATATAGGCATTTTCGGAATAATCTTCGCTTTTTTATTTGTCGACCTTTTTGACACTACAGGGACACTCGTTGGGATAGCAAAACAAGGTGGCTTTATAAAAGAAAATAATGAATTCCCACGAGTAAACAGAGCTCTTACTGTCGATTCAATCGGTACAGTCGCAGGAAGTATGTTAGGGACATCAACAGTAACAACATACATTGAAAGTGCATCAGGTATTGCCGCCGGGGGTAAAACGGGGCTTACCGCCGTGGTTACCGGAATATTATTTTTACTGTCAATGTTTATCTCTCCTCTTGCCGAATCTATCCCTGTATTTGCAACAGCCCCTGCACTTATAATTGTGGGTGTGTTAATGTTAAAATCTGTAACTACAATTGATTGGAATGACTTCACTGAAAGCCTCCCCGCATTTATAGTGATAGTATCAATGCCTTTCACCTACAGTATTGCAACGGGGATATCATTAGGCTTTATATTTTACCCTATAATAAAACTCCTTGCTGGAAGACATAAGGAGGTCAGTATCCCTGTCTGGATATTGGCTATTCTATTCATTTTAAGATTTATATACCTTGGTGGAAATTAA
- a CDS encoding patatin-like phospholipase family protein, producing MKIGLALGSGAARGLAHVGILKAFEEEGVKPYAITGSSMGALIGGIYASGYPIEKIEEFILNLDFGVFKNIVDFKLSRAGIVDGKKIEDFLDSVVNEKEISNLKIKFACVATDSLTGLEVIFNKGDIIKAIRASISFPGVFIPVYYDGMFLIDGGIKNPVPVDLLPDECNIKIAVDVGPFVVKDKLIKKYFKNHQTKPQKSVNESFNTLIKQIFNFNNDDTIKYPSMLETLVQTIAIMQESIYEYKIKSQKNVIEVKPDLDDYKLTDFTKAKEILEIGYNEGKKILREVKLG from the coding sequence ATGAAAATAGGTTTGGCTTTAGGCAGCGGTGCTGCCAGGGGACTTGCTCACGTAGGAATACTAAAAGCATTCGAAGAGGAAGGGGTCAAACCCTACGCTATAACAGGAAGTAGTATGGGTGCCTTGATTGGCGGTATTTATGCCTCAGGATATCCCATTGAAAAAATTGAGGAATTTATACTAAATCTTGATTTTGGTGTTTTTAAAAACATTGTAGATTTTAAATTGTCAAGGGCAGGAATTGTAGACGGAAAGAAAATAGAAGATTTCTTAGATTCTGTTGTAAACGAAAAGGAGATTAGTAATCTAAAGATAAAATTTGCATGTGTAGCTACAGACTCATTAACAGGGCTTGAAGTTATCTTTAACAAAGGGGATATAATAAAAGCCATAAGGGCAAGCATATCATTTCCGGGAGTTTTTATCCCAGTATATTATGATGGGATGTTTTTAATAGACGGTGGTATAAAAAATCCCGTACCTGTTGACCTATTACCGGATGAATGCAATATAAAAATTGCGGTAGATGTAGGCCCATTTGTAGTAAAAGACAAGCTTATAAAAAAATATTTTAAAAACCATCAAACCAAGCCACAAAAAAGTGTCAATGAATCGTTCAATACATTAATAAAACAAATATTTAATTTTAACAATGATGACACTATAAAGTATCCTTCAATGCTTGAAACTTTGGTACAAACAATTGCCATAATGCAAGAAAGTATATATGAATACAAAATTAAATCTCAAAAAAACGTAATCGAAGTCAAACCTGACCTTGACGATTACAAACTAACTGACTTCACTAAGGCTAAGGAAATCCTCGAAATAGGATACAACGAAGGAAAGAAAATTTTAAGGGAGGTAAAACTTGGATAA
- a CDS encoding sodium:solute symporter family protein, with product MSLQLTTYIIVGLTFALYIGIAIWSRAGSTKEFYVAGGGVHPILNGMATGADWMSAASFISMAGLIAFMGYGGAVFLLGWTGGYVLLALLLAPYLRKFGKYTVPEFFKTRYYSDGAAIVAVICLLIASTTYIIGQMTGVGVAFSRFLGVSNNLGVLIGMAIVFVYAVFGGMKGITYTQVAQYCVLTLAYTIPAIFISLHLTGNPIPQFGLSSGFQGSDMYLLEKLDHIVKDLGFASYIATPRLSKLNMFVYTLSLMIGTAGLPHVIIRFFTVPKVKDARSSAGWALVFIAIVYTTAPSVAAMARLNLHATVNKAVLKGGDVFAPEASIKFEERPKWMQRWEVTGLLKFNDKNGDGRIQYYNDKSKNKDFLAKAEAAGWKGNELYVNNDIMVLANPEIAKLPNWVIGLVAAGGLAAALSTAAGLLLAISSAISHDLLKNMFMRDLSEKGELMAGRIAMACAIVVAGYLGMNPPDFAAGTVAIAFGLAASSIFPALMMGIFSKTMNRQGAIAGMIAGIGITMLYVFAHKGIFFIKGTEFLGLFGGKQNFFFGIEPNAFGTIGAIVNFIVAFAVKNMTAPVPHDIAEMVESVRYPKGAGAAAADH from the coding sequence ATGAGTTTACAACTTACAACGTATATAATTGTCGGTTTAACATTTGCACTTTACATCGGTATTGCTATCTGGTCAAGAGCAGGCAGCACTAAAGAGTTTTATGTAGCAGGCGGTGGAGTTCACCCAATACTTAACGGTATGGCAACCGGTGCAGACTGGATGTCAGCAGCCTCTTTCATATCTATGGCAGGTCTTATCGCTTTCATGGGGTACGGCGGTGCAGTATTCTTGCTTGGTTGGACAGGCGGTTACGTTTTACTTGCTCTTTTACTCGCTCCTTATTTAAGAAAGTTTGGTAAATATACCGTGCCTGAATTTTTTAAGACAAGATATTATTCTGACGGCGCGGCAATAGTTGCTGTTATATGTCTTCTTATAGCTTCAACTACTTACATTATTGGTCAGATGACCGGTGTTGGTGTTGCATTTTCAAGATTCTTGGGAGTTTCCAACAATCTTGGTGTTTTAATCGGTATGGCTATAGTTTTTGTATATGCTGTTTTTGGCGGAATGAAAGGTATTACTTATACTCAGGTTGCTCAGTATTGTGTTTTAACATTAGCTTACACTATTCCGGCAATTTTCATATCTTTACATTTGACAGGTAACCCTATTCCTCAATTTGGTCTTAGCTCAGGCTTTCAAGGTTCTGACATGTATCTCCTTGAAAAACTTGACCACATTGTAAAAGATCTTGGTTTTGCTTCATATATCGCAACTCCGAGATTAAGCAAACTTAATATGTTTGTTTACACATTATCACTGATGATAGGTACAGCAGGTCTTCCACACGTTATTATTAGATTTTTTACAGTGCCAAAGGTAAAAGATGCAAGAAGCTCAGCTGGTTGGGCGCTTGTATTCATCGCTATCGTTTATACTACAGCCCCTTCAGTTGCTGCTATGGCAAGATTAAATCTTCATGCAACAGTTAACAAGGCAGTACTTAAAGGTGGTGACGTATTTGCACCTGAAGCAAGTATCAAATTTGAAGAGCGCCCAAAATGGATGCAGCGCTGGGAAGTTACAGGGTTGTTAAAATTTAATGACAAAAATGGCGATGGCCGTATTCAATACTACAATGACAAATCTAAAAATAAAGATTTCTTAGCCAAAGCTGAGGCAGCAGGTTGGAAAGGAAATGAATTATATGTTAATAACGATATTATGGTTCTTGCAAACCCTGAAATCGCAAAACTTCCAAACTGGGTAATCGGACTTGTCGCTGCAGGTGGTCTTGCTGCTGCTCTTTCAACAGCTGCTGGTTTACTACTTGCTATATCGTCAGCAATCTCACACGACCTCTTGAAAAATATGTTTATGAGAGACCTGTCTGAAAAAGGTGAGCTTATGGCCGGTAGAATAGCAATGGCCTGTGCTATCGTAGTTGCAGGATATCTTGGTATGAACCCACCTGACTTTGCAGCAGGTACGGTTGCAATAGCTTTTGGTCTTGCAGCAAGCTCAATCTTTCCTGCTCTTATGATGGGAATTTTCAGTAAAACTATGAACAGACAAGGCGCTATCGCAGGTATGATTGCAGGTATTGGTATTACAATGCTCTACGTTTTTGCACATAAAGGTATCTTCTTTATCAAAGGAACTGAATTTTTAGGGCTTTTCGGCGGTAAACAAAATTTCTTCTTCGGAATAGAGCCAAATGCTTTTGGAACAATCGGTGCAATAGTTAACTTTATAGTAGCTTTTGCAGTTAAAAACATGACTGCACCTGTTCCACACGATATAGCTGAAATGGTAGAAAGCGTTCGCTATCCAAAGGGTGCCGGTGCTGCAGCTGCAGATCACTAA
- a CDS encoding endonuclease V gives MYEHLIKLQKRLAEKLVICPYENDIKLVAGVDVSFNKNSNIGFCSVVILDNKFNIIEVGFHKMEVKLPYIPGLLSFRELPLIVNTFKKMKNIPDIIICDAQGTAHPRGLGLASHLGIVLKIPTIGCAKNKLVGDFVAPPDKKGGYSILQYKGKTVGIVLRTKVGCNPVFVSPGNLIDINSSLAVIMKYVGKYKLPEPTRLAHIYSNKLRRNEI, from the coding sequence ATGTATGAACACTTAATTAAGCTACAGAAAAGATTAGCAGAAAAACTCGTTATTTGTCCATATGAAAATGATATTAAACTTGTTGCTGGGGTTGATGTTTCTTTTAATAAAAACTCTAACATAGGGTTTTGCTCCGTAGTTATTTTAGATAACAAGTTTAATATTATTGAGGTTGGATTTCATAAAATGGAGGTTAAACTACCTTATATCCCAGGGTTACTTTCATTTAGAGAATTGCCTTTGATTGTCAATACATTTAAAAAAATGAAAAACATTCCGGATATTATTATTTGTGATGCTCAAGGGACTGCTCATCCCAGAGGGCTTGGACTTGCAAGTCATTTAGGAATAGTTTTAAAAATTCCTACAATTGGATGTGCTAAAAATAAACTTGTAGGTGACTTTGTGGCTCCTCCTGATAAAAAAGGGGGATATTCAATACTGCAATATAAAGGTAAAACTGTGGGCATTGTATTAAGGACAAAAGTAGGGTGCAATCCAGTTTTTGTGTCTCCCGGAAATTTAATCGATATAAATTCATCTTTGGCAGTTATTATGAAATACGTCGGCAAATACAAGTTACCTGAGCCTACAAGGCTTGCACATATTTATTCTAATAAGCTCAGGCGCAATGAGATTTAA